One genomic window of Onychostoma macrolepis isolate SWU-2019 chromosome 25, ASM1243209v1, whole genome shotgun sequence includes the following:
- the LOC131534657 gene encoding uncharacterized protein LOC131534657 codes for MAESAQNNGNGSALRPTTERHGTEPPNVTIDQMLDNLNVYLDKRLGLREYHDDMCQRYSIKHSESGLWALPDIKRAYGKTQSLWAITKKDGLSVILVKQIMQHLQKCETDILQHEIKAEKAKVRALAKQLQNVKDKERLFIENDNLLTLLSKQLESKSSSSSDDSDADINTHAGITKNNLKVRLAPVIVKNRRTEVEIDNEEEYEENGELRTHTVKKLVKKYVPYRTYQPATPEQVDKWSKELPDVYKQPRKVWQFLQRLQKIYNLHPLDGVMIVNVNLRDNDQKTLTESVERRIGESQENIESGWEAVQTFLFKLKPAEVNWAKITSCMQKTGESVAEFEERFRRTWMEHSGMNESDKDTGLPLKTSFVNGLKAEISKALKIRYDDWDSTGTAFMQIVEWSAKIERTQEIKLRSLQSKPLPCNNRTIGNEHEDSEYLRYSRAKTQGRCRHCNEEGHWVRDCKLSLRHQSDEEENLLKRCQQLTAKQKQTLLNAVEPQGN; via the coding sequence ATGGCTGAGTCTGCACAAAACAATGGTAATGGCTCTGCTCTGAGACCAACAACAGAAAGACATGGGACAGAACCTCCAAATGTGACCATTGATCAGATGTTGGACAATCTGAATGTATATTTGGACAAAAGGCTGGGACTGAGGGAGTACCATGATGATATGTGCCAGAGGTACAGCATTAAGCACTCAGAGAGTGGACTATGGGCATTGCCGGACATTAAAAGGGCTTATGGAAAGACACAGAGCTTATGGGCAATCACCAAGAAAGATGGATTGTCTGTGATTTTGGTCAAACAAATTATGCAGCATCTGCAGAAGTGTGAGACTGACATATTGCAACATGAGATCAAAGCAGAGAAAGCAAAAGTTCGAGCACTGGCTAAACAATTGCAGAATGTAAAGGACAAAGAAAGACTGTTCATTGAGAATGACAATTTGCTAACTTTACTCTCCAAACAACTGGAATCAAAATCTTCAAGCAGCTCTGATGACAGCGACGCAGACATCAACACACATGCTGGAATTACAAAGAATAACTTGAAGGTTAGACTTGCTCCTGTAATTGTCAAGAACAGAAGAACTGAAGTTGAAATCGACAATGAGGAGGAGTATGAGGAAAATGGTGAACTACGaactcacactgtaaaaaagttgGTAAAGAAATATGTTCCATACAGAACATACCAGCCAGCTACTCCAGAGCAAGTTGACAAATGGTCAAAAGAATTGCCAGATGTGTACAAGCAACCACGGAAAGTTTGGCAATTTCTTCAACGCTTGCAGAAAATCTATAATTTACATCCACTGGATGGTGTGATGATTGTTAATGTGAACTTAAGAGACAATGACCAAAAGACACTAACAGAAAGTGTTGAAAGAAGGATTGGTGAATCTCAAGAAAACATTGAGTCTGGATGGGAAGCTGTACAAACTTTCTTGTTCAAACTGAAACCTGCAGAAGTTAACTGGGCTAAAATTACCTCTTGCATGCAGAAGACAGGAGAAAGTGTTGCAGAATTTGAAGAGCGCTTCAGACGAACTTGGATGGAACATTCTGGAATGAATGAAAGTGACAAAGACACTGGACTGCCCCTGAAAACATCATTTGTAAATGGGTTAAAAGCAGAAATTTCTAAAGCCCTTAAAATCAGGTATGATGACTGGGACAGCACTGGAACAGCATTCATGCAGATTGTTGAATGGTCAGCAAAGATTGAAAGAACACAGGAAATCAAACTCCGATCTTTGCAATCCAAACCTTTGCCATGCAACAACCGGACAATTGGGAATGAGCATGAAGACAGTGAATATCTGAGATACTCAAGAGCAAAAACTCAGGGAAGATGCAGACATTGCAATGAGGAAGGACACTGGGTTCGTGACTGTAAGCTGAGTTTGAGGCATCAAAGTGATGAAGAGGAAAACCTGTTGAAAAGGTGTCAGCAATTGACAgccaaacaaaaacagactCTGCTAAATGCTGTGGAGCCGCAGGGAAACTGA